The Juglans regia cultivar Chandler chromosome 1, Walnut 2.0, whole genome shotgun sequence nucleotide sequence aaaaaattgaaactcatataataaaaattattaatttagggtagattttattttatttttaaagatttgcattaagtttttatatattagaattgtatctaacattattcacaataattatactatatttcTTTCTAAATTTACCGGTTGATGTGTAGCAGTATATATACCTAGTTTCTTCGCTTAAGAATCGAAATAGAAAATCATTAATGCATTCGTTAGTATAATTgagtaataaaatttaagttgaAAGAGAGCATTTTTCTTCACGTTGTATAATTTTATACAACACTTTTCTTCACACTATATCACTCATCGAGAAGTATAAACTGTGCCGAGGAACCACTAGTTGGGCCCAGAGGACTGAATGAGAGATGAGGTTTGGTCCATTTGAACTGGACTTCCATTTAGTGGACTTTTTTGTTTGCTTAAAATTGGGTTCACTCGAAAAGACCTCAGGGCTCAATAAgattttttgggctcgtttatATATGGGCCTGGGTTCACCTTGGTTGTTTGGGCTTTTCCTATTCTGATGTGGCTCGTACTCATAAGGCTATAATGAGGGGGGCATTACATGATGAAAAATGGtacaattttatttgaaaaaaaaaaaaatttaattgtgtCAGGATATTGTATGATATAGCACAATTACTGAAGTATGCTCTTGTTTGTTGTAAAGTAAAGTTtactaagaaaaatatttagatgtATTGACAAGTTtaatgactatatatatgtattctctCAGACCAtattttcatatgatacgttagatttattttataataaaaataattttataatttaatgtatcatatcaagtttctttgtagctaaaatatttattttctttttatatggacaatggtattatttaagttgttttgaatcatatataatatggtcATATATATGGACAAAGCTTAGAGGTGGCGCTAGTTCTTCTTGATCAAATTGAATACATCTCGTAACAGCAAGCTTTGAGAAGAACTAAATCAAAACTGTATATATAATTCTTATGGCTAGCTGTAGATTAGACTCTTGGCTCTAAATCTAATACCAGATTACCGACCGACTTCAGGTTGAAAGTGCTGATTAAAGTTGCATTTGGGTAAAGTAAAATAGGGGTTCCGTCAAAAAATTAAGAAGTgaggacaatcaataaaattgggattccgttaaaaaaaaaaaaaaaaaatattctcaaatattttataaataataatgaaaaaataagaaaaaaatataatgataaaatattaaatagtaataaacagtaggtaaactaataataaaataataaataaatataataaaatattctcaaaatatctaaaaatatcttaaagtaactcaatatttaaattagtcCTAAAATTATACTACATTGTGACAACTCCATCTTTGACATTTTTGTGTAAGCATCTTCTATACACtgtattttattataatcatGATTGTAATCATTGACCCTACCATGCACGTTGCGTTTCTTTTGGTGACGTGACGTTAACGGAAATTGTTTTAGCCATCCGGTGTCTCTCAACAAGTGGTGGAATGGTGTCCAGACTCCAGATCGAGTCAGCCTCCTATGGCTACCTAACATGACTAAGTTGGTATTTATATTAATCTGATCCAAAGTTGCCTACCATTCAAGCTCATCCATCTGCCAATCCAACAACTGTCACATACAGATAGCAAACTTGGTCAGAGATTACAAACTAACCAGCATATATAGCACCAAAGATCGAATCCCTTTCCAACTCGTCAAGCCCAGATCAGATCAGAGTAGTACGTACTCCACCATGTCAGGTCCAACTGCTCCATCTAATTCCATCGACGTTGATCCCTACCAACATCTccaactcattctcaatgcCGACGGCACCGTTACACACCTCGCCGAAATCCCCAACACTCCTGCCACACCTGATCCTAGCAGTCCAATGCCAGTTCTCTCCAAAGACATCCCTCTAAACCAGTCAAACAACACTTGGGTTAGAGTATTCCTACCACGGCAAGAACTTGATCATAGTTCCTCTTCTCCTAAACTGCCTCTCATACTTTACTTCCATGGCGGAGGGTTCATCCGTTTCGGTGCAGCCTCCTCAGTTTTCCACGAGTTTTGTGCGACCATCGCGATCCAGCTCCATGTGATAGTCGTATCGGTCGATTACCGCCTTGCTCCGAAGCACCGGCTGCCGGCTGCTTATGATGATGCTATGGACGCGTTACACTGGCTCAAAACAACGACCGAAGATGAGTGGCTAAGAAACCATGCTGATTTATCAAACACTTTTATTATGGGTACCAGTGCGGGTGGGAACATTGCTTACCATGCAGGATTACGTGCATGCGTGGAAGCTGATGATCTTGAGCCTTTGGTAATCAGAGGGCTGATATTGCATCAGCCGTTCTTTGGAGGGTCCCAGAGGACTGAGTCAGAGTTGAGGGGCAATGACCCAGTTTTGCCACTGAGTGTAAGTGATCTAATGTGGGAATTGTCGTTACCAATTGTTGACCGTGACCACGAGTATTGCAATTCGACGGTGGAGGGTGGATCTCAGCGATTGCAGAAGATCAAGCTGCTGGGATGGAGGGTCTTGGTGACAGGCTGTGACGGGGATCCTCTGATCGACCGTCAGATGGAGCTGATAGCGATGATGGAGGAAAAGGGTGTGGTAGTGGAGAGCCAATTTGGTAAGGGTGGTTATCACGGGGAAGAGATCTTATCTGATCAGCCCTCCAAAGCTAAGGCACTCTGTGCGGTtctcaaaaatttcattttatcttcatTGGGTGGCTAGAGAAAAATGGTGGCATGGGCAGCTTGTTGCTAAGTTGTTTTGTATGGTGGATGGAAATGTTGTCATGATTGATagagatataattatagaatatgaCATATGTATTAATCTGTCAAAGTATATTCTGATCTTTGGATCGatgctcataaaaaataatgctgCCATTGTTTTAATTTGTCATTTATAAGTTTGCAATATATATCTTGTTTATGTAATATATACTTTTGGCTATGGTGTTGTTAAGTCATATATTACTCCTAATTCCATTTATTGCTCAAACATCATTTTCATGGTTGGTTGAATCTCTTTATCTCCAAGCTTCAACACGTTATATatgtcaaaagaaaaatacaatattgCAATTCAATGATATTATGTTTATATGAGTATTAACGGACTCCCCCAATCTTGAATTTTTcatctccaatatttttttttttttgagaaccaatattaaatattatttgataaaatatgccATATTAATTTGCTAATAGCATTAATAAGAAGGCTAGTGAAATTTACTTGATTTCTAACACgaagtattttaaagaaaagttcGTCTCTTCTTATCTTTTGACTTCCGTTTGTCATAACGTACGTGTCCCGGCCTACCTATTGGTCATCTTTTATACCTTACACAATGCAATGCCTAGGATCCAACTCCATATATAATTAGCAACAGATTGAGCTCATCtagtagaaagaaagaaaccacTCATTAGCCTGCTTGCCTGCCTGCCATGGATCCCTACAAGGAGCTTCAGATCGTCCTCAACCCCGATGGTACGTTGACTAGACTACTCCACGTTCCTGAAACCCCTCCCACATCCGATCCTACCCTTCACATCCCAGTTCTCTCTAAAGACATCCCCATCAACCAATCAACCGACACCTGGGCGAGAGTTTATTTGCCCCGAGAAGCACTTCATAATAGTCCCTCCTCCACCAAGCAGCTACCTCTCGTAGTTTTCTACCATGGGGGAGGGTTCATCCTATTTAGTGCATCCTCAACTATTTTCCATGATTTCTGCGTGAACATGGCGACCGAACTCCGCGTCATCATCGTATCGGTCGAGTACAGGCTTGCCCCGGAACATCGGCTGCCGGCAGCGTACGATGATGCCGTGGAGGCTTTGCACTGGATCAGAACCACCCAGGAAGACTGGGTGAGAAAATATGCTGATTTTTCGAATTGTTTTCTCATGGGCGGAAGTGCTGGGGCTAACATCGCCTACAATGCAGGACTACGTGTAGCCAAGGAAGATGATAATCTTGAGCCACTGAAGATCCGAGGGCTGATAATGATCCAGCCATTCTTTGGTGGGGACCGGAGGACTGGGTCAGAGCTGAGGCTTTTTAATGATCCCTTGTTCCCACCATGTATGAGTGATGTTATGTGGGAGTTGTCGTTGCCAGTTGGGGTCAATCGTGATCACGAGTATTGCAATCCAACGGTGGGGGGAGGATCCAAGCTCTTGGAAAGGATCAAGGTGCTAGGATGGAAGATTCTGGTGACTGGCTGTGACGGGGACCAATTATTTGATCATCAGATGGAGTTTGTGAAGCTGTTGGAGACGAAGGATGTGGGAGTGGTGGCTCATTTTGGGGAAGGAGGTTTTCATGGGGTTGACTTAAGAGACCCTGTGAAGGCCAAGGCTCTGTTGGTGATTTGTAAGGACTTTGTGTTGTCTTGTTTGGCTGTTTAAGACATCAATATTAgcatgaataatttttcttattaattactatttattattccaCACCTcacaatctttaaaaaaaatatatatcaaatgtgatgtgtggagataaatagtaactgatataTAGAAAAACTCTATTAGCAATGATGGTAATTAGTGGCCTAATTCTCTTCTTAGTTCTTAAGtttgataataaatattgatgcttatgccatctctctctctcataaaatttattcactGCACATAAGAAACATTAGTTTGAAAGGCCAAATGCcaattataaataattgaatGCAAATGAGAGTTGGGGGGCTTGAGTGGGCCTATTTCTTGTGGCAAAGCTGGCCGAATACTGGTCATGCATGGATGAAGCAGACAGATCTGCAAGGGGAAATACGGAGCTTGGGTTGCTATAACATCTAACTGAGATGGGCCTTTTGGAGAAACTCTTCTAAGTTGGACCTACTAACCCTCTTACCCACCATCCAAATTCAGGCCGAAACTTCAAGAACCAGAAATTTGCAGGTTTGAGGACCCTGACATTATTGATTAGTTGTCactgttaaatataattaaggATTTCGTAatcgcatttttttttaaaatgtaagatttattattaaaaacttaatatttttcatataaattttatgtttactcatttttttaaaagaagtacttatgattataaatatcataagaatgtaattaggtgtatgtttcttcttcctcctacCGATCTTAACATCAGTTTATGTAATCGTAGGTTTCTCTCAccagtatataatattatacggTCCCATTTTTTCTGACGTATTCTCGTAATTAATTGGCTCCATTATTTAAGCTCCCATATGTTCTTCAACAGAACATGGGCACTTAGACAAATGTTGCAACAAATTATGCATGTACTGCTGTGTACGTACGTTGAAAATGGTAAATGTGAACGCATTTTACACACAATAGAAAACTGTCGACCATGCACTTCGATGAGTATCGATGGATCTCCATCGATCGACCCAGAAAACGGAGAATAGAGTTTGCAAGCACGGGTGGCGGCCTTTCCGGCGAGTGTCAGATGCCACACATGATCATCCCGGCCAATACTCGATATCAATGGATTGGAATCTGAGTTGGAGTAGAATTGAGTAGTTTTGGATGCTCAAGCAAGAACGAGAGATCGAGGTGGTTGCCATGCGGATAGTTTCTAGCCGTCTAATGTTCTTGGCTGACACGGCCATTTTCAATGACCATGATTCCACTTCAAGATTAATGCAGCTTCTGCCTACAATACTTGACTCTTCTACTTCACATTAATTATAAATGGCTGATCCGTACTGATTACTGGGATTTTCTAGGGGATCTTGATACGGCCACTAGAACTCTGtgctgtgaattttttttttttttttttccaacaagcatgcattatatattaaaaaggaaattataCAACGAGTTCAAGGTGGATTTTTTTACCGTCTATATATAGAATACAATTAATGATATCATGAAAGGGTATTCGACCAAAAATCAATTTAGTCGCAGCCCATTGCGCCACATGTGCATGTACCGATTTTGGGTTTGTGTATTTTTCTGATCCTCCAATCTTTTAGAGGATGAAGGTTTTGGCAGATGTCCACAATGATCGGGGTGATTTGCCATTGAGGTGAAAGAGATTCATTTGTTATAGCATCTATAACAGATTGGGCAACGCCTTCCAGGATCTCAGGCCTTTTTTGCAGTCTGTGCTATATATGAAGCTTCACAAATGCCATTTGTTTTACCATTTGTGAAGCTTGAGTTCAAGGAACTGCAGGGAGGAGGCGTTTCACATTATCTGAAAGTTTTTgtagtttataataaatttaaaagactTCAATAATTAtacattgactaatcctttagATTATAAGCTCAAATATCACTTTAGTTTTCTTTGAACTCTGTAACGATTGCAAAAATTTAACAATTACtaactctttttaaaatgagaaatgttatatacaattatagATTGTGTAAGTGTTGtgcattccttttaaaaaaaagtgagatctatcattatagaaattaattttttcacgtaggttctatatttaattattttttttcaaaatgagtgcacATCACTTAcgcactttataattataaatattattatttttaaatataaataaataaatataatatattactacgttttatttttcatcattgtaAATGGTATCAAGGCATTGAATACAAAAAATTCCGACATCAAGTGGGCCGATTTGCAAAAGAAGCCTTGAAGACATTGTGGGTGACTCGACCAAGTGCTTGTCCACACAATGATTATATCACTCATTTATATGCGGTGAATTTCTCAGCAATTGTGGTTATAATTGGAATAGGCTCTGTTTGTTCATATGAATTGGGATTTTCCCCACAAATGTTAATAAGATGGTTTGAAGTATGGTGAGGCATTAATTGAGACAGGGCTTTAATTAGCTAGTTGGGGCCATATCAGAATGATAGATGTTTAcgtccaaaaataccaaaatgtgGTTTAAACATTGATTTTGCAACGTTAGAGATCGAAAGAGAATGGTATCTATATATACCAATGATCACGCCGAGCTAGAACGTTTCGAATTTTGGAGAAGCACGACTGCTATCTTCGACTGAATAAAATCAAACGAAAAGAATTTAACTTCGATTAGTATGATCTGTGCAAATTAGatcttttacatttttcaatacAAAGTTGACTTCAGTTTTTTTATACTGAAGAACACATGAAACATATGACCGGTGTTGGGTTTGTAGAACCTGATTTGTTGGTGTGTCGGCCCGATTTGATGACCCAACCCGACAAAGATACGTTATGATTTTTGGCCCATTTTCAAGGAGGCTTGGGCGATGGTGTGCAAATCGACAAAGAATTCGCTCGACATTCGCATGACACTTAGTTCGAGCGAAGTTCAAGGAGAGAGTTCAGTCGAGGCTCGCTCGAGCTAACATCCGaacagagagtttgctcgatACACGTTCAACACTACGCTCGAGCGAATAAAACATAAAAGCGAAAATTAAGGTTTCTGCCGAGtgacactataaatatatacttaatgAATAATATAGACAATTTTGAACAATGAATTTTGTCTCAAAGTGTTTTTGTGATTTCTTAGTACAATAAAATATTCTGCATCTCTGTAGACATAGGCATGTTGTCGAACTACATTAATTTTGTATCGTGTGATTGATTGATTTatgtttgcttttgttttatCTGTCATCGTTTTAACAACAAACGACATGACCAAATTAAATCcattaaaaattacatttaaaagaaaagaaaagaaaaagtaattgTCCACCAAAAGGGATGGTCAATCTGGCCAACCCAAGAGTCGAAGGTGGCTGAGCCACTACAACCATCCCATCTGAGTTGTGGCCGGCCGGCCACCCTCGAGGTGGTCTATTTGCGTAAGTGATCACATAACTAGTCAACAGACCAATGAAAAATCAAGGAAAAAGTAGTTAATTTGCTCTTTTGGTCCACTTAATTTGGACGATCGACAAACTAGGCAAAAAATGAGGTAATCTCTAACAATCTACAGCACATATAACTTTTGAAGCCTGCGTTTTGTTCCAGTTAAGCTGCATCATCGCATTTTTAATTATCAGTTAAAATctgaatttagaatttttctataaaatataactttcaAAGTAGAAATTTTGCTACTGTCGAGTGTCGAGACACATCAGGATCATATTCTCTTTataaattctatcattttaatatttaaacataaaataacttTGAACTGTAGTGGTTCTTGataatcatttattatttgctaattttattttttgaaaaaaaaaattgaaaagaattgtATTCATCCTCCTTGTTAAAATGTTTGTACAAGGAACCAGCTTATATAACCTTACAGGTATTTCACTACTTCTAGAATCTTCTATCCATATACACTAGCTAACaacttctctaaaaaaaaaaagaaagaaagaatccAACTGTACAAAAGGACAAAAGAAATTCATCCACCAGAAGATTCCTTTATTGTTTCTTCTAGAaaattcttcttccttctttgttGAGCTACTATCAGATGCTGATGTAGCTCACACTAACTGTGCTACTGACTCTCCAACTCAGCAGCTTCATTGACTTTCAATAGTCCCCCGCAAGATCGAGAGTAGATATCTACTACTCCCATCTTGAGCATACATGAGTAAAAGCTTTGAGAATTCAAAGTTTTGGTAAACATATATGCTATATGTGACTTGTTGGACACATGCTTAGTGACAATGCTTTCATCTTGTATTTTGTCTCGAATTTGGTGGCAATCAAGCTCTATATGCTTGGTCCTTTTATGGAAAACTGGATTCGTGGCTATATACACATCAGATTTGTTGTCACAGTATAGAAAAGCAGCTTGAGGATGTGCTGCCTGTAAGTCCTCAAACAAGTATCTGAGCCATGTTAATTCTCAACATACATTAGCCATAGGTCTATTTTCTGCCTCTGAAGAAGACTTAAAAACAACATATTGCTTCTTAGATTTCTTGTTGGGTGTACCCATTTGCTACTAGTCTTGCTTTAAATCTCTTCACACTCCCTTCAAcattaaacttaattttatacACCCAATTGCATCCTTATCAGGAGGCAAATCAACTAAAACCAAGTGTCATTAAGTTCAAGAGCCACAATCTCAACTCTCATGGATGTGCATCATTTAGAAGAATCTTTGGCTTATTGGTAAGTTTTAAACTTAGATTGGGAGATATTGGAAACAACAAAAGTTTTGTGTAGAGTGGACAACTTTTCATAAGAAATACTACCACTAAGAGGGAAAGCATTACCTGAGGAATTCTGACCATTTTGCTTGTCCAACACTTGAGATGGGTGAAGAAAGACAACCTGTTGACATATAAAGTCCTGCAAGTGTGATGGTGCTCTTCGAATCCTCATTGATTTGTGAGGTAAATGAGTAACAGGTGTGGTATTTAATGTAAGGTCATGGATAGGAAGATTTTGAACGTTACCATCTGGTTCAACTTGAACAGAGGTTTCTGGAATTTCTCCTTCAAAGATTGTAGTTTGAGAATTTGCCTCAATTTCTTGAGAAATATTGGAGGTAAATGTGACAGATTCTGTAAAAGTGGTAGGAATTTGAGTGAAATTGACATTGTTTTGGTCTGGTTGGGTATGGATGTTAGTAAGGGTCCcatttttgtaaggaaaaatattttcatagaaAACTACATTTCTAGagacaaatattttcttggtttcAAAATCCAACAGTGTATCCTTTGATCCCAAACGGATAGCCTATAAACACACGCTTTTTTGCTCTAGGATCAAACTTGTGCCTTCCATTGACAATGGTTGTAGCAAAAGCTAAACAACTAAAAACCTTAATATGGATATAATTCGATTTCTTGTTGAACAGAACTTGATAAGGgcttttgttatttattatgggTGAAGGTGTCATGTTTATGAGATGAACAGTAGTTAGAACACAATGATTCCAATATTTTAAGGGAATAACACTTTGAAATCTCAAGGCTTTGGCAGTGTTTAAAATATGCCaatgttttctctcaacaaCAACATTTTGTTAGGGTGTCTCAACACAGGTTCTTTGGTGCATGTATGATGCCCTTTTCAAGGTAAAAATAACTCATATTGAACTCCTCTCATTGTTGCTTCGAATGATCTTTACTTTGTTTCAAACTGTGTTTCTACCATAGCATAAAAACTTTGAATAGTGGTAGTGGTATCAGATTTGAATTTTAACATATAGGCCCAAGTGCACCTACTAAAATCATCCACAATAGTTAAGAAATATCTAGAACCATCACTGTCAATTTCATTACAAGGACTCCAAATATCACAGAGTAGtaatttaaagtatttttctgttttgtgtGAACTTACAAGGAAAGACAATTTGTGAAGTTTAGCTAAAGGATATATGGAGCAAAGTCTGTCACTAGGTGATTAGGAAACCTGAACATCACCATCTATATTAAAAGCATAATAAGAAGAGTGTCCTAGTCTATAATGCCAAATGTCAAAAACTTGATCATTGTTGATGATTGAAGCAAAAATAGGAACTGAAGGCAGAAGGTTTAGTTTGGTCAAGACATCTGATAAGGCTGAAGAAGATACCTCCTCTCGCAGTATATGGTACAGCCCCTGCTTGACTTCACCCATGCCAATCGTTTTCCAAACTAAAAGGTCTTGGATGTAGCAaagatgagaaaagaaaatcaggCTACAATGAAGCATTTGAGCTAATTTCTTGGCAGAAATCAAGTTGAAAGAAAAACTAGGAACATTGAGAACATCACGAAGGATTAAAGAATCTGTGATTTTCGTTGTCCCTATATGAGTAACAGGTGCTACATCACCATTAGGTAGAGCAACAGAATAGAATACTTGGGattgaattgaagaaaaaagtgAGGAAGAACAAATCATGTGATCTGTCACCCCTGTATCAATAATCCAAGGTATAcctaaaatatttgaaaacttAGAATTAAAAACAGATAAACATGATGATATACCAAACACTTGATGGATATTTCCATCAGAAGAGGAAGAAGCAACAATGCTCTAAACATTATTGGTTAAGGGAGTCAAGTGTGAGAAATTTGTGGTTGGTTTGAGCAAAGTTAAAAGCTGTGAACATTGTTCTTGACTTAAGGACACCTGAGATTTGTCATTCATCATATCTTGTGCAAGAATTAAAGATGCAGTGACTTGATTTGTTGAGGATATGTACTTTCCATTAAACTTGTGAGCTGATGGATATTCATGAAGCTTGAAACACTTGTCTACGGTATGACCTAGAATCTGACAATGAGAGCAAACTGGTTTGCTTGGGTTAGACATGCTAATGCAAAACCAAGATGTTGTAAGTATCTATTTTTCCAAACTCAAAACACTTTTGGATGCGGTGCATTCTGCTGGGCAAAACAGTGTTCCATCCCGAGCTAGAGTTGATGCGTTGTCTTTGCGTATATCGTGCTGCACTTGATGTCGATGGCCATGGTATTCTGCATCCAGGTGATCACAATGTCTTTGCAACGCAACCAATGCTCCATGAGGGGCTCGTTTGGATCTGTTGGTTCACATAAGCTCCCATCTATGAAGCCGGCTTAGTTTTTATTCGTAGTGCTCTCTTCATCGATCAAGCCCATGAGTAATAGTTACTGGCATCCAAGCTATGAGTAACGAGCATGGCGCCAATGCTATCGTTTCTTCCAATAAAGTATGGCCTACTTGGATAGGAAGGGTCATGAATGAGGTCtaggcttctgtttgggtttgAGTTTTAGTTTGGTTTTTGTTGCCTGAGTTGGGATCTTCCATAACCGAGCTCTGGTACCATATAAGAAATACAAAACAATGTAGAGAAATTCACTAAGTGCTTGAGCAAAACAATGGAGAATGATTGCAAAGAATTGTATTCATCCTCCTTGTTAAAATGTCTATACAAGGAACCAGCTTATATAACCTTAcaattatttcactatttccATAATCTTCTATCCGTATACACTAGCTAATAACCTCTAAAAAAAAACCTAGCTATACCAAAGGACAAAACAAATTCATCCACCAGAAGATTCCTCTCTTGTTTcttctataaaattattcttcctTCTTTGTTGAGCTGCTAATGTAGCTCATGATGACTGTGCTGCTGACTCTCCAACTCAGCAGCTTCATTTACTTTCAATAGATCTTGATGTCATACTTTGGCACgcccactatatatatatttctgtgaGGACGTTaccatttcaaattaattaaagagctCATAATACTAAATGCTCTAGCTAATCAAGTTCGTTGATATATACTTGAAAataattctactcattattcctATACAAtacatttattttgattttttaccttttaaatttttttttttagtaaatatgTGGTAGATGAATGATGAGTATATTAGAAGAGTTCAATTAGTTTAgtcgaaaaaaattaaaattaaaatagatgtgGTGTGTGGCGTAGGCGGTTGGATAGTATTCATCTATATTTAATTAGCAGCGGtacaagaaaatacaaaaattcgTTCAAATGAAAGATATTAACAGTAAGTTTTTCATCGTTCAAAAGACACTTATCAAATGCTCAGTTTGAGCCTTGCGTTCATTGTAGCACGactagttaattaattaatttataagaaaaataattacttataacaagttattttaaatggaaataattatttgtaatgaaaatagactaattttgatagaaaatgatcattttaaaataattaaccaCATGTGCACAcgtaatcatttttcttatagtatatatatatatatatataaaaattaaaggcGAGCTTATATTTAGGCCATATTGATTGAGGAGAGGTTTCTGTCCTTCTGAATTGGCCAAAAGATATGACCAAATtaaggaatatatatacatgagtaatgttacatatagtcgtgGAGTACGCAAGTatcgcgtaattattttgaaaaaatgtgaggtttactattaaaaaattatttttttttcacatagatcctttatttattcatttttttcaaaaggattacGCAGCGTTTCCACATTCtacgattacaaatattatttctctatatacatatatagtactTCTGTCTTTGTAAaggataaattatataagttgCAACAGCCACGCCTAAATTATATAATCTCCGGACCACAAATTAGTACACGCAATAACAAATGTGTATACATCAAGTTCCCACAATACGTTAGTATAAAAACATTGTTGGGGTTCCACACTTCCAAATAAATAAGTTTCAcgatcatatacatatatatatatatatatatgtgtgtatgtataatatattacaagaaaaataaatatttatgacaagTTATTTgtaatgagaataattatttgtgatgaaaatagattcatttttataaaaataatcattttatcataaaataactgattacaaataaacaattttcttataatgatatatatacgtatgtatttatatatgtgtTCTGTTAATCAgcaaactaattttaatatccaaaaaCGAGTACTTCTTTTGTCGTATGTTTATCCAACTAGGTAATCCAAAATCGACTTCTCCGTGTCGTATGTTTATTCAACTAGCTAATGAGAATTAAAGAGCTACTTCATTTTCATGCGTGACATGCAAATATGGACATAAGTCATTTTCGATCTTGCAATCGGCCTAATCCTCATTGTCCGACgcaactaaaaacaaaaaagcaggGACTTTAT carries:
- the LOC108998505 gene encoding carboxylesterase 1-like, with protein sequence MDPYKELQIVLNPDGTLTRLLHVPETPPTSDPTLHIPVLSKDIPINQSTDTWARVYLPREALHNSPSSTKQLPLVVFYHGGGFILFSASSTIFHDFCVNMATELRVIIVSVEYRLAPEHRLPAAYDDAVEALHWIRTTQEDWVRKYADFSNCFLMGGSAGANIAYNAGLRVAKEDDNLEPLKIRGLIMIQPFFGGDRRTGSELRLFNDPLFPPCMSDVMWELSLPVGVNRDHEYCNPTVGGGSKLLERIKVLGWKILVTGCDGDQLFDHQMEFVKLLETKDVGVVAHFGEGGFHGVDLRDPVKAKALLVICKDFVLSCLAV
- the LOC108998662 gene encoding carboxylesterase 1-like yields the protein MSGPTAPSNSIDVDPYQHLQLILNADGTVTHLAEIPNTPATPDPSSPMPVLSKDIPLNQSNNTWVRVFLPRQELDHSSSSPKLPLILYFHGGGFIRFGAASSVFHEFCATIAIQLHVIVVSVDYRLAPKHRLPAAYDDAMDALHWLKTTTEDEWLRNHADLSNTFIMGTSAGGNIAYHAGLRACVEADDLEPLVIRGLILHQPFFGGSQRTESELRGNDPVLPLSVSDLMWELSLPIVDRDHEYCNSTVEGGSQRLQKIKLLGWRVLVTGCDGDPLIDRQMELIAMMEEKGVVVESQFGKGGYHGEEILSDQPSKAKALCAVLKNFILSSLGG